In Ureibacillus thermophilus, the genomic stretch GAAGAAATTTCTAATCATTTTGATGCCTCCCATTTTTATTGAGTAGAACGACTTAAACTAGGAAGAAGTTGGAGTTAATGAACTTTCTTGAAAATTAGTTAAAAACTAAATATAGCCATAACAATAACTAATAAAGATACAAAAATATAAAATAGACCCCAAGGATTTTTTTCTTTATTTCTTAATTCTTCTATTCCTATTGTTGCTATAAAAATTCCAAGTAGTAATGAGGTTAAAGAACTATAGGAAAAATCTTTTGTAATGAAGCTGTATGAAGAAATTACAACCACATTGAAAGCAAGAATGATTTAAAAATTTTCAATCCATTCATTTTCCCAAAACTTTCTACTCAGTTTCCTTTTTTACAAAAATATACCAATAAAAATTTTTTAGCAATAAATTATCTATTACTCTAAAAACATTTCTTAATGGATTCAAACTAATCTTCAAACTGTTTCTGCCGTGACCTTCTGACAAGCGGAACTACTTTTTTTACGAAATTTTTTCGCTTCTTCTGCTAAAGTAATGGTATTGTTCGTTAGGTTTGTGGCAACATGATTAATTTCATTCATGATAGCGACTTGTTCTTCTATAGATGTGGCAAACGTCGACAGATTAGTTGAAGTTATTTCAGCACACGTCTCTATAACGAATTTGCATCAATATTTGGCCGATCAATCTTTTGACTTTGGTGAATATGTCAGAAAAGGTCTTCCGGCAATCGGGTATTGCAGCCCCATTGCAGAAGACCTTTTTACTTTAAATAGATAAAGTCAAATCATTCAAAATCCAATTTATAATCTTCTTCTTTAATCAACTTTAATTTCTTATTAAATAAAAAGATAAAATATAGATTTAAAATTAACGGCAAGATTAAAAACATTGCCAACATGATGGAAATATTCGTCAAAGTCCATCCGCCATCTGCTAGATTAATATAGTTTAAAGGACCGACTAATCCGGATAACCCAAATCCTGCGCTATAAGGTGTACCTTGTACATTCAGAATTCCGGCAAGCCCTCCGAGAATGGCTGCGGTAATTAGCATTGGTACGGCTATGACCGGTTTCATGAAGAAATTGCGCATTTGTATTTTTGGTGAACCTAAAACATGGGCTAATGCAGTGCCAAGGGAATTGGCTTTATAGCTTGCAATACATAGACCCATTCCAACAGCCACAACGCCTAAGTTTGCAGCTCCAGCCCCAATTCCTGAAAGCATAATAACCGTTGCAACTCCCACTGTCGAAATTGGCGAAAGGATAATAATTCCAAAAGCAACTGCGATCAATGCGCCCATTACAACAGGTTGTAAATTTGTTAAATAAGCCACCCCATCCCCAACTAAATTGGCGCCTTTTTGGACATAAGGCAAAATGATAAATCCAATCATTCCAGGAATGGTTACTGTTAACATAGGAATTAATAAAATAGAATATTCTTTTAATCCTGTACCGATTAAGCGGACAAACAATACCGCTAGAGCAGCTGTAATACCGGCATTAATAACAACGCCAATCCCGCCAATGGTAAAGATTCCGTCAGCAGTTTTACTAATCACTCCGCTGCCGATCACCGTTGCAAGCCCCACGCTGGCACATTGAATCTGAGTCAGTTTAAACTGCATTCCCACTAAAATACCGACTAAAACCGGCAGCATACTCATCACAATGGAAGTGGCATCATATAGATGCTGAAGAGCTGGCATATGCGGAATCAGCAGTTTTAAGATTTCACCTAATAGAGCATTAGGAATCAGTGCACAAACAATAGCGATACTCATTCCATTTAAAAGTTTACTAAAAAAATCTTTCATACTTTTCCGCCTCTTTCTAATTTGCTAATTTTTCTGATAATGATTCTTTCAAATATTCTAATAAAATAAGAATAGTATATTTTAGTCGTTTAAAGCGTTGAATCGTAAAAGTATTATAGTATAAAATTGGAAAAAAGAAAACCCCGTAGAGAAGGATTATTTAATCTTTTCCTGAAAGATAACTAAGAAATTGTGAAAAAATGCTGCAAAATGCTTTTAAAAAGCGCTAAATCCTTTGTATGTTAAGGGATTTAACGCTTTATTGATATTCTGTACTTTTACTCAAAAATAGGATGTCCGTTTCGCTTCATTTGGTTGGTTTATTACTTATGAATTTAATTTTATTGATAAAGTTTTCTAGTTTTTGCGATGGGTAAGATTCTCAAAAAAACATTATTTTATGTCGAATATGCAGAATATTAGTAAATTCACCTGAAAATAGTCATCGAAATAGAATTTTTGTTGTATATTTTTTTTAGAAAATTTTTCGAATAGTACTTCATTGAAAAGAAAGTATTATTTGGAAGTGTTTGTAAAATTTTGTTTTAATCATGGATATAAAAATTTGTATAAAAAGGAGGGAAAAGGAGCAAGGGGGTATTTAAAAAAACAGCCAAAAATAGAGGAGTTGTTTAGAAGGGAGTTTAATCAAATGAACCAGGATTATTACAATACAAATAGGGTTCATAAAGTCAATATTGCTATCACAGCTATTTTAATTTTATTAATTTGTATACCGATTGTTTATGCAAGAGGATTTGGGGAAAGTGCGCCTATTCTTGGTGCAAGTCTATTTGTCATCATTTTATCTTGTTCCACATATTTTTTGCCCATCAATACATATTTAAAAGGCTTTATTATTTCATTTTTGCCAGGGTTAGTGACCATTGCGCTTTTCATTGTGGATATATTTGCTTTAAATAAGCACTATATTATTTTACTCTCCGTTGCAATGGTGGCACTTTATTTTAAAAAAGAACTCATTTTATCTTTAGGAATTGCTTTAGATAGTATATATCTTCTGTTCTTTTTCTTATTGCCTGAAAAATTTTTGGGGTTAGATAGCACGGTGAAAGGATTTGTAACCGTCTTCTTTGTGTTGAATGCCATCATCATCATATTGTATTTGCTGACTAAATGGGGCAGAGAATTAATCGAAGAATCTACCCAAAAAGAATTTAAATCACAGGAACTGGTTGAAAAGTTATCTTCCGCATTCCAATCCATGGAGAAAATCTCTGATCAGTTGGATGAACATATTACGAAATTTAATAGGGAAATAGGAATGCTTTATGATTCTAGCAAAGATATTGTAAAATCTGTGGAACAAATGGCTTCCGGTATTCAAGAAGAAACAAATAGTGTAATGATCATTAACGATTCTATGGCGCAATCATTAGAAACAATGAATCATACAGTGAACGTGACTGAAGAGGTTGTAAATCAATCTGAAAGTATGAATGAAAAAGTTCAAGAAGGATGGAAAAAAATCACACAAGTTACGAACTATATGGATACGGTTGGAACGACCATCAGCAATACGAACTTAACGGTTTCAGATTTGTATGGCAGTTTAGAAAGAGTCAATACTCTGCTAGGCAGCATTAAAGAAATTGCGGACCAAACCAATTTACTTGCACTGAATGCAGCGATTGAATCTGCCCGTGCCGGCGAACACGGCAAAGGATTTGCTGTTGTAGCCGATGAAGTAAGAAAACTCGCTGAACAAAGCAGCCAAATCACATCAAACATTCAATCGGTGACTGAAGAGTTGTACAATAAGTTCCAAATGGTGCAAGAAAAATCAACAGAAGGCGAAAATGCCATCAACCAAGGAACAAAATTATTGAAAGACATTTTATTATACTTTGAAGAAATAAAAAATACATATTCAAGCATCTATAAAGGTTTATCGCTGGGAATGTCAGAAATCATGGAGACAAAAAATAAATTCCTTACGATTCAAGAGCAAATCCAAAACGTATCCGCCATTTCTGAAGAAAATGCAGCCTCTACGGAAGAAATTACTTCCACTTTAGAAAATGAACATGAATTAATTGCATCCATTAATTCATTAATTAATGAGATGAATGAACTAAGTAAACAGTTGAGACAAATTAATCGAAATGAATGATAGATGGAAATAGGCATCTCCAATTAGTTTGATGGAGGTGCCATTTTTATGTCTACAAGGCTCAGGCATTTGGGATTCATTCTCATAGAATTCAGTTTGGCAGAAAACGTGACTGAATTGGTTGGATATTACATTTATCACGTAATTTTCATTACATCTTACTCTGTTTGAAATAACGTTATACTCACATAATAAAAACAGAGGTGAAGATGATGACACAGTCTGTTGTAATGAATCGTTCATACAGTAAAAAAGAAGAGTTTTGGAATGCATTAACCCATGGAATTGGCGCACTCTTAACAATTCCAGCATTGATTTTATTAATTGGAAAAGCCCAAAGTACAGGAACGAAAGTGGAACTTATTAGTTACATTGTTTTTGGAATCTCGATGTTTCTTCTTTACCTCGCATCCACACTGTACCATTCCATTCCAAAACATAAAGTTTTTCTTAAAAAAATGGATCACAGCTCCATTTTCCTTTTAATTGCGGGAACGTATACACCTGTCGCATTAATTGCCATTGGAGGAACAGCCGGGGGGATGCTTGTAGGGATTGAATGGGCATTAGCTGTCATTGGAATTATTGTAAAACAATTTTTTGTCCATCGTTTTAAAAGAACATCACTGCTCGTTTACATCAGTATGGGATGGCTAGTAATTTTTGTTTTTCAACCAGTCATGGATTATTTGACCATCAAAGGTGTATTGGTGTTATTAGCCGGTGGATTAAGTTATACAATTGGAACGTATTTTTACCAAAATAAAAATATCCCTTATAACCATGCGATATGGCATGTATTTGTCATGGTTGGCAGCTTATTCATGTTTTTAGCGATTTATTACTTTTTATAAAATGTCGTGTATTGGAAGCATTTATAGCAATCGCTCAATCTCTTGATGCACAAGGGGTTGAGTGTTTTTTATTTTTGCTAAGTTGTGAAATTTTTCACAAATGCAGCTTACTAGTGTACCCAATCCATCAAAAAAGCCCTCTTACAATTTCGAGGGCAGCATGAAGAACATATACGGAAAATGGTTTAGATTCTCTCTCTTTCTTTTAATACATATTCTTGCAAAAACTCCCGAACCGTTTCTTCGTATTCCACTGGGTTTTCGTTGAAGGATTGGGCGTGAGCTCCCCGCTCAAATAATTTTAATTGTTTCGGACCTTTCTTCAATTCGTACATTTCCTCCGTCATTTTGCACGGAATAAACGCATCAGGAATGCTGTGGATGAAAAGCACAGGTTTTTCAATATTTTTGACTGCCTCGATGGGTGCGACATTTTTAAAACGGTATCCATCCCGGAAGCGAAGGAAGAAATCTGCTAACTGAATGGGAATGTTTGGCGAGATGCGAGTGGAATTTTTCACAATATATCTTAAAAGCTCTTCGAAATCTGAAAAAGCGCAGTCGGAAATATAAAAATCTACATGATTTCCAATGGACCCAGCATATAATAACATGGTTGCCGCACCCATTGATTCTCCGTGGATGCCTAAAATCGCCTCTTCTCCAATGACGGCCCGGACGGTTTTGACAACTGCCGCCAAGTCGAACTTCTCATAATAGCCGTAGCTTGTTGTTTTGCCGCCGGATTCCCCGTGTCTTCGATGATCATAAACAAAGGAATTAAATCCAAGTCTTTCAAACATTCTCGCATATTTGATGGAATTGATTTTATTTTCCGTTACGCCGTGGCAAATAATAACCGTATTTTTTGTAGGGCAAGGCTGCAAAAAGATTCCATTAATCGGGTAGCCATTTGGGGAGTCGATGGTGAATTCATCTTTTTTAATGCTGTTAAACCAATTTTCATCGAATCGATTGGCTTTTAGTTCCCTATCTAAAATAAAATCATCATCTTTTTTCTTGATATACATGAGTAGATTGGTCAATGCAAAGCCGAAAACGGTCGTCAGCACGCTTGCAATGGTTGTAATAATGGTAGAAAACCATAGAATTTTTCTTTTTTTCTTCTTCATAAAGGCACCTCCTTTTTCATTTTTTATGTAGTAGTAGGAAAAGTTTGAAAATATCGTAAATTTTATGATAAACTCTTCGAATCATTTGGTAGAATTAAATTACACGGTTTTGTTTATTTTATATTAGTATAATTCTAAGTTAGCAATTTATGCAAAATCGTGATGTGATTGTAGACTGAATAAAGGGGAGGAGTTCATGTTGCAAGATGTTGTGATTGTTAGTGCAGTAAGAACTGCCATTGGTTCTTTTCAAGGTTCATTAAAAGATGTTCCAGCACCAACTTTGGGTTCCATTGTGATTAAAGAAGCTATCCGCCGGGCGGGTATTGAGCCGAATCAAGTGGATGAAGTGATTATGGGAAATGTGCTGCAAGCAGGACTCGGTCAAAATCCTGCCCGTCAAGCGGCCATTCAAGCAGGACTTCCTGAAACGGTGCCAGCTATGACAATTAATAAAGTATGCGGTTCTGGTCTGAAATCCGTGCATCTTGCCGCACAAGCCATTGCAGTGGGGGATGCGGATATTGTGGTAGCTGGCGGTTTTGAAAATA encodes the following:
- a CDS encoding DUF3953 domain-containing protein — its product is MVVISSYSFITKDFSYSSLTSLLLGIFIATIGIEELRNKEKNPWGLFYIFVSLLVIVMAIFSF
- a CDS encoding PTS transporter subunit IIC, whose product is MKDFFSKLLNGMSIAIVCALIPNALLGEILKLLIPHMPALQHLYDATSIVMSMLPVLVGILVGMQFKLTQIQCASVGLATVIGSGVISKTADGIFTIGGIGVVINAGITAALAVLFVRLIGTGLKEYSILLIPMLTVTIPGMIGFIILPYVQKGANLVGDGVAYLTNLQPVVMGALIAVAFGIIILSPISTVGVATVIMLSGIGAGAANLGVVAVGMGLCIASYKANSLGTALAHVLGSPKIQMRNFFMKPVIAVPMLITAAILGGLAGILNVQGTPYSAGFGLSGLVGPLNYINLADGGWTLTNISIMLAMFLILPLILNLYFIFLFNKKLKLIKEEDYKLDFE
- a CDS encoding methyl-accepting chemotaxis protein, whose product is MNQDYYNTNRVHKVNIAITAILILLICIPIVYARGFGESAPILGASLFVIILSCSTYFLPINTYLKGFIISFLPGLVTIALFIVDIFALNKHYIILLSVAMVALYFKKELILSLGIALDSIYLLFFFLLPEKFLGLDSTVKGFVTVFFVLNAIIIILYLLTKWGRELIEESTQKEFKSQELVEKLSSAFQSMEKISDQLDEHITKFNREIGMLYDSSKDIVKSVEQMASGIQEETNSVMIINDSMAQSLETMNHTVNVTEEVVNQSESMNEKVQEGWKKITQVTNYMDTVGTTISNTNLTVSDLYGSLERVNTLLGSIKEIADQTNLLALNAAIESARAGEHGKGFAVVADEVRKLAEQSSQITSNIQSVTEELYNKFQMVQEKSTEGENAINQGTKLLKDILLYFEEIKNTYSSIYKGLSLGMSEIMETKNKFLTIQEQIQNVSAISEENAASTEEITSTLENEHELIASINSLINEMNELSKQLRQINRNE
- the trhA gene encoding PAQR family membrane homeostasis protein TrhA, which produces MTQSVVMNRSYSKKEEFWNALTHGIGALLTIPALILLIGKAQSTGTKVELISYIVFGISMFLLYLASTLYHSIPKHKVFLKKMDHSSIFLLIAGTYTPVALIAIGGTAGGMLVGIEWALAVIGIIVKQFFVHRFKRTSLLVYISMGWLVIFVFQPVMDYLTIKGVLVLLAGGLSYTIGTYFYQNKNIPYNHAIWHVFVMVGSLFMFLAIYYFL
- a CDS encoding alpha/beta hydrolase, producing MKKKKRKILWFSTIITTIASVLTTVFGFALTNLLMYIKKKDDDFILDRELKANRFDENWFNSIKKDEFTIDSPNGYPINGIFLQPCPTKNTVIICHGVTENKINSIKYARMFERLGFNSFVYDHRRHGESGGKTTSYGYYEKFDLAAVVKTVRAVIGEEAILGIHGESMGAATMLLYAGSIGNHVDFYISDCAFSDFEELLRYIVKNSTRISPNIPIQLADFFLRFRDGYRFKNVAPIEAVKNIEKPVLFIHSIPDAFIPCKMTEEMYELKKGPKQLKLFERGAHAQSFNENPVEYEETVREFLQEYVLKERERI